A window from Vulcanimicrobium alpinum encodes these proteins:
- a CDS encoding electron transfer flavoprotein subunit alpha/FixB family protein: protein MIQNVIAFVEHKHGTVRRVSFEAATQARALADKLGGKVHAVVVGDGAQTAAEALKKYPVDQIHVSDDTRFLENAVDALETVAKAAGNGLVLVGNTMLGRDVGSRFAARVDCGMNADVVDFTTDGGIAAVMPKLGGLVITTCALDGDFGVAAIRPNVFSAKETSGAGEIVQIPSSGKASAITVEDEVEEAAAELGVEEASVVVSGGRGMGGPEPFTTILKDLADAFGGAVGASRAAVDAGWVSHGHQVGQTGKTVSPPLYIAVGISGAIQHKVGMRTSETIVAINKDANAPIAEFADLLVVGDAFAIVPELANAVRDAKAAHA from the coding sequence GTGATACAGAACGTCATCGCCTTCGTCGAGCACAAGCACGGCACGGTCCGCCGCGTCTCGTTCGAAGCCGCGACCCAGGCGCGCGCGCTCGCCGACAAGCTCGGCGGCAAGGTGCATGCGGTCGTCGTCGGCGACGGCGCGCAGACCGCCGCCGAAGCGCTCAAGAAGTATCCCGTCGATCAGATCCACGTCAGCGACGACACGCGCTTCCTCGAGAACGCCGTCGACGCGCTCGAAACGGTCGCGAAGGCGGCCGGCAACGGGCTCGTTCTGGTCGGCAACACGATGCTGGGACGCGACGTCGGCTCGCGCTTCGCCGCGCGCGTCGACTGCGGCATGAACGCCGACGTCGTCGACTTCACCACCGATGGTGGTATCGCTGCAGTGATGCCGAAGCTCGGCGGCCTGGTGATCACCACCTGCGCCCTCGACGGCGATTTCGGCGTCGCGGCGATTCGTCCGAACGTTTTCTCCGCCAAGGAAACTTCCGGGGCCGGTGAGATCGTTCAGATTCCGTCGAGCGGGAAGGCCTCCGCGATTACCGTGGAGGACGAGGTCGAGGAAGCAGCAGCGGAGCTCGGGGTCGAAGAGGCCTCGGTCGTCGTCAGCGGTGGTCGCGGGATGGGCGGTCCGGAACCGTTCACCACGATCCTCAAGGACCTCGCCGACGCGTTCGGCGGCGCGGTGGGCGCCTCACGGGCGGCGGTCGACGCCGGCTGGGTCTCGCACGGTCACCAAGTCGGGCAAACCGGAAAGACGGTCAGCCCGCCGCTCTACATCGCCGTCGGCATCTCCGGGGCGATCCAACACAAAGTCGGGATGCGCACGTCCGAAACGATCGTCGCGATCAACAAGGACGCCAACGCACCGATCGCCGAGTTTGCCGATCTCCTTGTCGTCGGAGACGCCTTCGCCATCGTTCCGGAATTGGCGAACGCGGTCCGCGACGCGAAAGCCGCCCACGCTTGA
- a CDS encoding electron transfer flavoprotein subunit beta/FixA family protein: protein MRPEVCALKILVTVKLVPDTNADKRIDPVTKRLVRTGVETVLNPFDEYAIEAALQLKEKLNDGSTVTVLSMTPATGKEIVRKALAMGADDAVMVSDDAVAGSDLWGTSVVLAAAIKAQNADLVLTGTQSTDAISGDLPGMLAEKLGIPGLTYARKIEIADGRVRVQRETDNGYMTVSAALPALVSVTKSANEPRYANLKGIMGAKKKEIKALALGDLGLTAAVGTDGAKAKLTNVATPPVRGKGQVVQAADGAEGAKIIVQFLKERKFL, encoded by the coding sequence GTGCGTCCGGAGGTTTGCGCGCTGAAGATCCTCGTTACCGTCAAACTCGTCCCCGACACGAACGCCGACAAGCGTATCGATCCGGTGACGAAGCGCCTCGTCCGTACCGGCGTCGAAACGGTGCTCAACCCGTTCGACGAGTATGCGATCGAAGCGGCCCTGCAGCTCAAAGAGAAGCTGAACGACGGTTCCACGGTGACCGTCCTTTCGATGACGCCCGCAACGGGCAAGGAGATCGTGCGCAAAGCGCTCGCGATGGGCGCCGACGACGCGGTCATGGTCTCCGACGACGCCGTCGCCGGCAGCGACCTGTGGGGCACGTCGGTCGTGCTCGCCGCGGCGATCAAAGCGCAGAACGCCGACTTGGTCCTCACCGGGACGCAGTCCACCGACGCGATCAGCGGCGACCTCCCCGGGATGCTCGCCGAAAAACTCGGCATCCCCGGGCTGACGTACGCGCGCAAGATCGAGATCGCGGACGGCCGCGTGCGCGTGCAGCGCGAAACCGACAACGGCTACATGACCGTCTCCGCCGCGTTGCCGGCGCTGGTGAGCGTCACGAAGTCTGCCAACGAACCGCGCTACGCCAACCTCAAAGGCATCATGGGCGCGAAGAAAAAGGAAATCAAAGCGCTCGCGCTCGGCGATCTCGGGCTGACCGCCGCCGTTGGCACCGACGGCGCGAAGGCGAAGCTGACGAACGTCGCGACGCCGCCCGTGCGCGGCAAAGGTCAGGTGGTGCAAGCCGCCGACGGCGCCGAAGGCGCCAAGATCATCGTGCAGTTCCTCAAGGAGCGGAAGTTCCTGTGA
- a CDS encoding ATP-binding protein produces the protein MLIVRVIAVDELDLQFSATASNSHRARYAVQRVVDDCEFEPARGADFVLAVAEAMNNAAEHAYHDRSGDVRVVMRAHHGELIATITDRGRWRLTPTPDRGRGLSIMRALAERCDVSSDERGTTVTLAVSLAQRGRARA, from the coding sequence ATGCTGATCGTGCGCGTCATCGCGGTCGACGAACTCGACCTCCAGTTTTCCGCCACCGCATCAAACAGCCACCGCGCACGCTACGCCGTGCAGCGCGTCGTGGACGACTGCGAATTCGAGCCGGCGCGCGGGGCTGATTTCGTGCTCGCCGTCGCCGAGGCGATGAACAACGCCGCCGAACACGCCTATCACGATCGATCCGGCGACGTGCGCGTCGTCATGCGCGCGCATCACGGCGAACTCATCGCAACGATCACCGACCGCGGCCGTTGGCGGCTCACGCCAACGCCCGATCGCGGCCGCGGGCTCTCGATCATGCGTGCGCTGGCAGAGCGCTGCGACGTCTCAAGCGACGAGCGCGGAACGACGGTGACTCTCGCCGTCTCGCTCGCGCAGCGCGGAAGAGCGCGCGCCTGA
- a CDS encoding HAD family hydrolase, with protein sequence MERTPPAMLFDLDGTLVDSVYQHVGAWHEALQSAGLGLSVWRIHRKIGMSGGLFVRGLMRELGRSVDEETARDLERRHAAAYAKRFHEVVPLPGSHDLLAALTALGAPWAIATSGGRDVAERTIALLDVPAHVPIVTRDEVAHAKPDPDLFVRAAEKLGVSVSASVVIGDSVWDLLAARRAGALGVGLLSGGYGADELQNAGAYRVYADPADLLAHLDEVGIRDAESG encoded by the coding sequence ATGGAGCGCACGCCGCCCGCGATGCTGTTCGATCTCGACGGCACGCTCGTCGACTCGGTGTACCAGCACGTCGGCGCTTGGCACGAGGCGCTGCAGTCGGCGGGGCTCGGGCTCTCGGTGTGGCGGATCCATCGCAAGATCGGGATGAGCGGCGGCCTCTTCGTGCGCGGTCTGATGCGCGAACTCGGCCGCAGCGTCGACGAGGAGACGGCGCGCGACCTCGAACGGCGGCACGCCGCGGCATACGCGAAGCGCTTTCACGAGGTGGTTCCGCTTCCCGGCTCGCACGATCTGCTCGCAGCGCTGACGGCGCTGGGCGCACCGTGGGCGATCGCGACGAGCGGCGGACGCGACGTCGCGGAACGCACGATCGCGCTGCTCGACGTCCCGGCGCACGTCCCGATCGTGACGCGCGACGAAGTCGCACACGCGAAACCCGATCCCGATCTGTTCGTCCGCGCGGCGGAGAAACTCGGCGTCTCGGTCTCGGCGAGCGTCGTGATCGGCGATTCGGTGTGGGATCTGCTCGCGGCGCGGCGTGCCGGGGCGCTCGGCGTCGGCCTGCTCTCCGGCGGTTACGGCGCCGACGAACTGCAGAACGCCGGCGCCTACCGTGTCTACGCCGACCCCGCCGATCTCCTGGCACACCTCGACGAAGTCGGGATCCGCGACGCCGAGTCAGGCTGA
- a CDS encoding class I SAM-dependent methyltransferase produces the protein MSGRRAGQRFDAVHGVTTEALVFLGELDPDAIGPSLAHATHYEPTPVLEAERLIAASPLAPQRATFVDVGAGMGRVVMLAARLPFRAVIGVEISPALVEIARENLATSRDPLRVAADVRVTRGDAATYRFPRGDLVVYLYNPFTAPVLDAMLVNLRAAGEDREIVLLYHTALEHETIVATESFEIVNDLGFALVYRLTRSR, from the coding sequence GTGTCGGGCCGCCGCGCGGGTCAGCGCTTCGACGCCGTCCACGGCGTCACGACCGAGGCGCTGGTGTTTCTCGGCGAACTCGATCCCGACGCGATCGGACCGTCGCTCGCGCACGCGACGCACTACGAGCCGACGCCGGTCCTGGAGGCGGAACGGCTCATCGCCGCTTCGCCGCTCGCTCCGCAGCGCGCGACGTTCGTCGACGTCGGCGCGGGGATGGGACGCGTCGTCATGCTCGCCGCACGGCTGCCGTTCCGCGCGGTGATCGGCGTCGAGATCTCGCCGGCGCTGGTCGAAATCGCGCGCGAAAACCTCGCGACCTCACGCGATCCGCTGCGCGTCGCCGCCGACGTGCGCGTGACGCGCGGCGATGCCGCGACGTATCGCTTCCCGCGCGGCGATCTGGTGGTGTATCTCTACAACCCGTTCACGGCGCCGGTGCTGGACGCGATGCTGGTGAACCTGCGCGCCGCCGGTGAAGACCGCGAGATCGTCCTGCTCTATCACACCGCGCTCGAGCACGAGACGATCGTCGCCACCGAATCCTTCGAGATCGTCAACGACCTCGGCTTCGCCCTAGTCTACCGCCTCACGCGGTCACGCTGA
- a CDS encoding MurR/RpiR family transcriptional regulator, which produces MAMKEARVDPVKVPGSFVRLQGAYPGLRAAEQRVADFILAHPDELIYLTVTELAERTNTSESTVVRLCQKIGYKGYQEFKIVLARDLVEPATEIYAAIEPGDDLATVKSKVFQANAQALRDTIEVLEDEQLQRAVNALASANRIEIYGVGGSGPLALDAYHKFLKVGLQAIALSDGDLMAMSSSLLSPGDVALGISHTGASRDVTDALGRAKANGATTIGITHRHTSPITKVSEIQLFTAAKQTAFRSDASSSRIAQLTIIDTLYVGVAHAHHDRALAMIERTREATASKRY; this is translated from the coding sequence ATGGCGATGAAAGAAGCCCGGGTCGATCCGGTCAAGGTTCCCGGCTCGTTCGTCCGCCTTCAGGGCGCGTATCCCGGGTTGCGCGCGGCGGAGCAGCGGGTCGCGGATTTTATCCTCGCGCACCCGGATGAACTGATTTATCTCACCGTCACCGAGCTGGCGGAGCGGACGAACACGAGCGAGTCGACCGTCGTTCGCTTGTGTCAGAAGATCGGCTACAAGGGCTATCAAGAGTTCAAGATCGTGCTCGCCCGCGATCTGGTCGAGCCGGCTACCGAGATCTACGCCGCGATCGAGCCCGGCGACGACCTCGCGACGGTCAAATCGAAGGTGTTCCAGGCCAACGCGCAAGCGCTGCGCGACACCATCGAAGTGCTGGAGGACGAACAGCTCCAGCGCGCGGTGAACGCGCTCGCCTCGGCCAACCGCATCGAAATCTACGGCGTCGGCGGAAGCGGACCGCTCGCGCTCGACGCGTATCACAAGTTCCTCAAGGTCGGGCTGCAAGCGATTGCGCTCTCCGACGGCGACCTGATGGCGATGTCGTCGTCGCTGCTGAGTCCGGGCGACGTCGCGCTGGGGATTTCGCACACCGGCGCGAGCCGCGACGTGACCGACGCGCTCGGGCGCGCGAAAGCGAACGGCGCGACGACGATCGGGATCACGCACCGCCACACCTCGCCGATCACCAAGGTCTCGGAGATTCAGCTCTTCACCGCCGCGAAGCAGACCGCGTTCCGCAGCGATGCCAGCTCGAGCCGCATCGCGCAGCTCACCATCATCGACACGCTCTACGTCGGCGTCGCGCACGCGCACCACGACCGGGCGCTCGCGATGATCGAGCGCACGCGCGAAGCGACGGCGTCGAAACGGTACTGA
- a CDS encoding acetyl-CoA carboxylase carboxyltransferase subunit alpha, which produces MNVIVERERGLLELEQRIAELKAQAAQQPVDMTGVIRDLEAKYVEIQREIFGTMTPWQRVNMARHPKRPLGSEYLAELDQFDELHGDRHFRDDHAIVGGFAKLRGRRIVAIAQDKGRDTKEKVFRNFGMPSPEGYRKVIRLVELAAHLRLPVVTFIDTSGADPGIGSEERAQSEAIAQSLYELADARVPIVATIIGEGGSGGALALGLADRVLMLEHAVYSVASPEGAAAILWGDAARAEEAAARLRLTSDDLLRFGIIDEIVPEPVGGAHRDAAGTIARVLAAVDGALDTLVTLAADELVERRYRKFRRIGST; this is translated from the coding sequence GTGAACGTGATCGTCGAGCGCGAACGCGGGCTGCTGGAGCTCGAGCAGCGCATCGCCGAACTCAAGGCGCAGGCCGCGCAGCAGCCGGTCGACATGACCGGCGTGATCCGCGATCTCGAAGCGAAGTACGTCGAGATCCAGCGCGAGATCTTCGGCACGATGACGCCGTGGCAGCGCGTCAACATGGCGCGTCACCCCAAACGTCCGCTCGGCTCGGAGTATCTCGCCGAGCTCGACCAGTTCGACGAACTGCACGGCGACCGCCATTTCCGCGACGATCACGCGATCGTCGGCGGGTTCGCGAAACTGCGCGGCCGCCGCATCGTCGCCATCGCGCAGGACAAGGGCCGCGACACCAAAGAGAAGGTCTTCCGCAACTTCGGGATGCCCTCGCCGGAGGGCTATCGCAAGGTGATCCGCCTGGTCGAACTCGCCGCGCACCTGCGCCTGCCGGTGGTGACGTTCATCGACACCAGCGGTGCCGATCCCGGGATCGGTTCCGAAGAGCGCGCGCAGTCCGAAGCGATCGCGCAGTCGCTGTACGAACTTGCCGACGCGCGCGTCCCGATCGTCGCGACGATCATCGGTGAGGGCGGTTCCGGCGGAGCGCTTGCGCTCGGACTCGCCGACCGCGTCCTGATGCTCGAACACGCCGTCTATTCGGTCGCGTCGCCCGAAGGTGCGGCGGCGATTCTCTGGGGCGACGCTGCGCGCGCGGAAGAAGCGGCGGCGCGGCTGCGGCTGACCTCCGACGATCTCTTGCGTTTCGGGATCATCGACGAGATCGTCCCCGAACCGGTCGGCGGGGCGCATCGGGACGCCGCCGGCACGATCGCGCGCGTCCTCGCCGCAGTCGACGGTGCGCTCGACACGCTGGTGACGCTGGCGGCCGACGAACTCGTTGAGCGCCGGTATCGCAAGTTCCGCCGGATCGGTTCGACGTGA
- the accD gene encoding acetyl-CoA carboxylase, carboxyltransferase subunit beta: MPEWLRIRRAQPIPAGEAAQWTKCPKCGEMIYRPDLAANAWVCTRCQHHFRMHAFDRIAMLVDSDFTEIGGDLLPGDPLGWTDKVPYPQKLARDREKSKLTEGVVCGFAAVGGIDVALGVMDFNFRGGTMGTVVGERITQLFEAARERHVPAVVFTASGGARMEEGMLALMQMAKTTLAVRRFHDDGGYYISVLTDPTTGGVSASFAFQADVVLAEARAAIGFAGRRVIEQTIRQRLPDNFQTAEFLLEKGALDMVVERKDLKDRLVRLLDYGVGAKSPSNGRATIVPPVPEPQS, translated from the coding sequence ATGCCGGAATGGCTGCGCATCCGCCGCGCGCAACCGATCCCGGCCGGCGAAGCCGCGCAGTGGACGAAGTGTCCGAAATGCGGCGAGATGATCTATCGCCCCGACCTCGCCGCGAATGCGTGGGTCTGCACCCGCTGCCAGCATCATTTCCGGATGCACGCGTTCGACCGCATCGCGATGCTCGTCGACAGCGACTTCACCGAGATCGGCGGCGACCTGCTCCCGGGCGACCCGCTTGGCTGGACTGACAAGGTCCCCTATCCGCAGAAACTCGCGCGGGATCGTGAGAAATCGAAGCTGACCGAAGGTGTCGTCTGCGGCTTCGCCGCCGTCGGGGGAATCGACGTCGCGCTCGGCGTGATGGATTTCAATTTCCGCGGCGGGACGATGGGGACCGTGGTCGGCGAGCGCATCACCCAACTCTTCGAAGCGGCCCGCGAACGGCACGTCCCGGCGGTCGTCTTCACCGCCTCCGGCGGCGCCCGCATGGAAGAGGGGATGCTCGCGCTGATGCAGATGGCGAAGACGACGCTCGCGGTGCGGCGCTTCCACGACGACGGCGGCTACTACATCAGCGTGCTGACCGATCCGACGACCGGCGGCGTCTCGGCGTCGTTTGCGTTTCAGGCCGACGTCGTGCTCGCCGAAGCGCGCGCGGCGATCGGTTTTGCCGGCCGGCGCGTGATCGAGCAGACGATCCGTCAGCGGCTGCCCGACAACTTCCAGACCGCTGAGTTCTTGCTGGAGAAGGGCGCGCTCGACATGGTCGTCGAGCGCAAGGATCTCAAAGACCGGCTGGTGCGGCTGCTCGACTACGGCGTCGGCGCGAAGTCGCCGTCGAACGGCCGCGCGACGATCGTCCCGCCGGTGCCGGAGCCGCAGTCGTGA
- a CDS encoding polyprenol monophosphomannose synthase, which yields MTSTPASTGTATPMKFSIVVPTYNEAGGIERLVTTLDDIFRKHDLDGEIIVVDDNSPDGTGAIVDRLEREGYPVRCLHRPGKMGLSSGVIDGWKFARADSVALGAMDADFSHDATILPRMVEALASGGYGLAIGSRYVPGGGIENWPKRRIITSKVAIALAQPLTPVKDITSGYFLVKRDAIDGVDLDPIGFKIGLEVIAKARYGRALEVPYVFTDRVAGESKLNQNEIFNYLRQLGRIYRARLAGKR from the coding sequence ATGACCTCGACGCCTGCGTCGACCGGGACCGCGACGCCGATGAAGTTCTCGATCGTCGTTCCAACGTATAACGAAGCGGGCGGGATCGAGCGGCTGGTGACGACCCTCGACGACATCTTCAGGAAGCACGATCTCGACGGCGAGATCATCGTCGTCGACGACAACTCGCCCGACGGCACGGGCGCAATCGTCGACCGGCTCGAGCGCGAGGGCTATCCGGTGCGCTGTCTGCACCGCCCCGGCAAGATGGGGCTCTCGTCCGGCGTTATCGACGGATGGAAGTTCGCGCGCGCCGACTCGGTCGCGCTGGGCGCGATGGACGCCGACTTCTCGCACGACGCGACGATCCTGCCGCGCATGGTCGAGGCGCTCGCGAGCGGCGGCTACGGCTTGGCGATCGGCTCGCGCTACGTCCCCGGCGGCGGGATCGAGAATTGGCCGAAACGCCGCATCATCACCTCGAAGGTCGCGATCGCGCTGGCCCAGCCGCTCACGCCCGTCAAGGACATCACCAGCGGCTACTTCCTGGTGAAGCGCGACGCGATCGACGGCGTCGACCTCGATCCGATCGGGTTCAAGATCGGGCTCGAAGTCATCGCGAAAGCGCGCTACGGCCGGGCCCTCGAAGTGCCGTACGTCTTCACCGACCGCGTCGCCGGCGAGTCGAAGCTCAATCAGAACGAGATCTTCAACTACCTGCGCCAGCTCGGCCGCATCTACCGCGCGCGGCTCGCGGGGAAGCGCTAG